One part of the Alphaproteobacteria bacterium genome encodes these proteins:
- a CDS encoding dodecin family protein, with the protein MTVARTTEISSTSTKGFEDAINEGLTRAAKTVRNMKGAWVKEQEVVIDNDRVSEYKVHMLVTFVLDN; encoded by the coding sequence ATGACGGTTGCGCGCACGACGGAAATTTCATCGACATCGACAAAGGGATTCGAGGACGCCATCAACGAAGGCCTGACACGCGCGGCCAAGACGGTCCGCAATATGAAGGGCGCGTGGGTGAAGGAACAGGAAGTCGTCATCGATAACGACCGGGTGTCCGAATACAAGGTCCATATGCTGGTTACGTTCGTTCTCGACAATTAA
- a CDS encoding PRC-barrel domain-containing protein, which produces MPRQTYLTVASLAAALGIALTAPASGQEQRPANASEKTAARSETVDIIALRDWDYQALYDNGWSARRLMDTSVYGPEGDEIGEVENIIIDENGHALAIIAEVGGFWDIGDTHVAVPWDEVGRENADRVTIPVREETVEDYSIFHVVGNVGATKRVAEDVTAGPRKWKATELLDDYVVLANDENYGYVSDLIFDNDGAVRSVIVAPASGHGYVGPFAYPFYRYPHAWSPGHEYYRLPYSREEVSRAELFDYNKMNDNGFGR; this is translated from the coding sequence CAGGACAGGAACAGCGCCCCGCAAACGCGTCAGAAAAGACCGCCGCGCGATCTGAAACAGTCGACATTATCGCATTGCGCGACTGGGATTATCAGGCGCTCTATGACAACGGATGGAGCGCAAGGCGCTTGATGGATACCAGTGTGTACGGTCCGGAAGGCGATGAAATCGGCGAAGTGGAGAACATTATTATCGACGAAAATGGCCATGCCCTGGCCATTATCGCGGAAGTCGGCGGATTCTGGGATATTGGCGACACGCATGTTGCCGTGCCATGGGACGAGGTTGGCCGGGAAAACGCCGACCGCGTGACAATCCCCGTCAGGGAGGAGACGGTCGAGGATTATTCGATCTTTCATGTCGTCGGGAACGTGGGTGCGACAAAAAGGGTCGCGGAGGATGTCACCGCCGGCCCACGCAAGTGGAAGGCAACCGAATTGCTTGACGACTATGTCGTCCTCGCCAACGACGAAAACTACGGTTACGTGTCCGACCTGATCTTCGACAATGACGGCGCCGTCAGATCGGTTATCGTCGCGCCAGCGAGCGGCCATGGCTACGTCGGACCCTTTGCCTATCCGTTCTACAGGTATCCGCATGCCTGGAGCCCCGGGCATGAATATTACCGCCTGCCGTATTCGCGGGAGGAAGTCTCGCGGGCCGAACTTTTTGACTACAATAAAATGAACGACAACGGGTTCGGTCGATGA